One Pontibacillus yanchengensis DNA window includes the following coding sequences:
- a CDS encoding zinc dependent phospholipase C family protein, with translation MPNIWTHILFCEDLIDSIETSEEWTAAQPYLNLGAQGPDPFFYHNFWPWKKDGSVNEIGNALHHYYCGPVLLSMIEQAKQASFSTKAYVAGFVTHHILDRNTHPYIHYLAGYHKNKHQELEVIIDTIMMERYRNLQTWKTPVYKEINVGRLLDREIEELLDKSITLYFPKERNKVAEHYIQSAYKDMKKALRVLYDPYGWKNILLGSMISSFSHQPVKSNTDYLNEKKLVWKHSATNESFTEGFLDLYEQARAEGIGILSELFSYWDSPSEGKRYSLQTMLSNISYDTGKALNLQLTNQYCDPIV, from the coding sequence GCCGCACAGCCTTACTTAAACTTAGGTGCCCAAGGACCTGACCCATTCTTTTATCATAACTTTTGGCCTTGGAAAAAAGATGGGTCAGTTAATGAGATTGGGAATGCCCTTCACCATTACTATTGCGGGCCCGTTTTATTATCGATGATTGAGCAAGCCAAGCAAGCATCTTTCTCAACTAAAGCCTATGTAGCTGGGTTTGTTACCCATCATATTTTAGATCGGAATACGCATCCTTATATTCATTACTTAGCAGGATATCATAAGAATAAACATCAGGAGCTCGAAGTTATCATTGATACAATCATGATGGAACGCTATCGAAACCTACAAACATGGAAAACACCTGTATATAAGGAAATTAATGTTGGACGTTTATTAGATAGGGAGATAGAGGAGCTTCTTGATAAGTCCATAACGCTATATTTTCCTAAAGAACGAAACAAAGTGGCTGAACATTATATTCAATCTGCTTATAAAGATATGAAGAAAGCGTTACGTGTACTGTATGATCCATATGGGTGGAAGAATATTTTACTTGGATCCATGATTTCATCCTTTTCTCATCAACCAGTTAAATCCAATACGGATTATTTGAATGAAAAGAAACTGGTTTGGAAACATTCCGCTACCAATGAATCATTCACAGAAGGTTTTTTGGACCTTTATGAGCAAGCGCGAGCAGAAGGAATCGGAATTCTTTCGGAACTTTTTAGCTACTGGGACTCTCCTTCCGAAGGTAAACGGTACTCCTTACAAACGATGCTGTCTAACATTTCGTATGATACCGGAAAAGCTCTAAACCTGCAGTTAACAAATCAATATTGTGATCCAATCGTATAA
- a CDS encoding RluA family pseudouridine synthase: MKNKQKKSVGKTEPKQYTVEEETTLLPYLQKILPNRSRNAVKSILTRGQVAVNGERVTQHNHPLVRGQRITIYKDNKNPALQGVTILFEDNDLMVIEKEAGLLSMASSHEKTMTAYRQLSDYVKTQHPKNRIFIVHRLDRDTSGVMIFSKSELVKHKFQESWKKVVEERVYIALVEGKVQKSEGTITSWLNETKTHMMYSSPKPNNGKKAVTHYKLLQSNINYSLLEVRLDTGRKNQIRVHMQDIGHSIVGDKKYGSTHNPIGRLGLHAKEITFVHPSSVKSVHFESKTPKAFLDKVK, encoded by the coding sequence CAACATTACTGCCGTATTTACAGAAGATATTACCAAATAGGAGCCGAAACGCAGTGAAATCAATTTTGACGAGAGGACAGGTTGCAGTGAATGGAGAAAGAGTAACTCAGCATAACCATCCGTTAGTAAGGGGACAAAGGATTACCATATATAAAGATAATAAAAATCCAGCCTTACAAGGAGTAACAATACTTTTCGAAGATAATGATCTAATGGTGATTGAGAAAGAAGCGGGGTTATTATCTATGGCGTCCTCTCATGAAAAAACAATGACAGCCTATCGTCAGCTTTCCGATTATGTAAAAACACAGCATCCTAAAAATCGAATCTTTATCGTTCATCGTTTGGATCGCGATACATCAGGGGTGATGATATTTTCGAAATCTGAACTAGTGAAGCATAAGTTCCAAGAAAGCTGGAAGAAAGTGGTGGAGGAGCGAGTTTATATTGCACTTGTAGAAGGAAAGGTACAGAAGTCGGAGGGAACCATTACCTCATGGTTAAACGAAACCAAGACACATATGATGTATTCGAGTCCGAAACCTAATAATGGAAAAAAAGCTGTTACCCATTACAAGTTACTTCAATCAAATATTAATTACTCCCTTTTAGAAGTAAGACTAGATACGGGTCGGAAAAATCAGATTAGAGTTCACATGCAGGATATAGGACATTCTATAGTTGGAGACAAAAAGTATGGATCTACTCATAATCCAATAGGGCGCTTAGGGCTTCACGCAAAGGAGATTACCTTTGTACACCCCTCATCAGTAAAAAGTGTACATTTTGAATCCAAAACGCCAAAGGCATTTTTGGATAAAGTAAAATAA